The sequence GCGCGCCCCCGCGTACGCCCGCAGCCGGCTCTTCTGCCGGGTCGTCCTCGCCACGGCCCGCCTCGGCCTCGGCGAACTCGACCAGGCGTGCGCGCTGGCGGCCGAGGCGGCGACCCAGGCCGCGGACATGCGCAGCGCCCGCGCCGTCGAGTACATCCGCGACTTCGAACGCCGCCTGGAGCCCTACAAGGACGCGGCCCCGGCGAGGACGTACCACGAGAAGGTGGCGGCCCTGAACTGACGCCGAACGGCCCCCGGGCGACGCTGATCCGGTGCTGATCCGGTCCAGGGGCGAGGCCGGCGGGTCCCGAAACGGCGCCGGTCGATCCGAAGTCCGCCGCGACGGCGCTCGGCCACGACGGTGGTGGTCGGCGGTGCCGGGCCGGTGTCGGCCGCCGGTGGGGCCGGGCAGGGTTCGGCACCGCCGGGACACGCCGTCGTGGTGGTTCGCCGTCGCGGCCGGATCAGGGGGCTGGTGAGGACCGGTCAGCGGCGGGATTCGGGGGCCGGTCGCATCGAAATCCCGCCGCGGTGGCGCTCCGTACCGCCGGAGGCGTCAGGCGGCCTTCGGCATCGTCGGGGCCGGGTCGGCCGTGTGGAGGGAGCCCGTGGTGCCCAGGTCGGAGAGGATGGACCTGGTGGCGCGGTGGGCGGAGTGGAGGGCGCCCTGGAGGGTGCTGGTGCCGCGGTGGTCGCCGCAGACGTAGAGGCCGGCGAGCAGGCGCACCGGGCGGCGGAGGTCGTGCGGCGGGCGCATGACCGGGACCGCCTCCGGGGTGTGGTGCACGGCCAGCGTCTCCCAGCGGCGCGTGGACATGCCGTACAGGCGGGAGAGATGGATACGGACCGCGGTGTCCACGCCCTCGGGCGGGGTACCGAGCACCGTCGAGGAGATCAGCACCCGCCCGCCCGGCGCCCGGCTCGGGTCCACGTTGCTGAGCACCGACGTGTGCGCCACCGGCCCGCCCCGGTCCGCGTCCAGCAGCAGCGACGCCCTCGTCGCGAACGCCGCCGCCGGCTCGTCCGTCGTGTGGTGGACCACCGTCACCGGATGGAACTCCGGCACCCTGAGCCCCGGCAGCAGCTCCGCCGCCGAGCGCGCGTCGGCCGCCAGCAGCACCGCACGGCAGCGGATCTCCCCGTGCTCCGCCGTGGTCACCCTCGTCGTGGACACCGATGTCACCCGCACCCCGGTGTGCACCGTCCCCGGCGGCAGCGCCCGCGCCAGCACCTCGGGCAGCATGTCCGCGCCGCCCTCCGGCACACACAGCCGCCCGCCCGCGAACGCCCGCAGCGCCAGGTCCGCGCACCTGCTGGACGTCGTCAGCTCCGGGTCGCACAGCAACGCGGCGAGCAGCGGCCGCAGGAACCCCTCGACCGTACGGACCGGCACCCCCCGGGCCGCGAGGGCCTGCGCGGCGGGCAGCTCCGGGCGGGCGAGCAGCCGTTCGACCGGCATCGCGGCGATCCGGCTCAGCGCCGCGCCCAGCCGTGCCTGGTCCATCGCGCCGCCCACCGGTGCGCCACCACCGCCCCTCCCGGGCGGTGCCGCCGCTCCCCTGGGGGCGCTCGCCAGGGCGCGCACCGCATGAAGTGCGCCCCTCGCGCTTCCTCCGTTCGCCGGCGCGCCCGCCCGATGGGTGCGCCCGTCGCGGTGCAGCAGGACGCCCGGCGCGAAGGGCCGCAGGACCAGGGAGTCCAGCCCCGGCGTCAGCCGGAGCTCGGGGTATGCCGTGGACAGCAGCTGTCCGATCCGGTCGAGCCGGAAACCGTCGACCTTCTCCGTCGCCATGCGGCCGCCGACGCAGGAGGCGGCCTCCAGGACTGCGGTCGTTACTCCTGCGCTGGTGAGCCGGTGGGCCGCCGAGAGTCCGGCGATGCCGGCCCCCACGATGACGACGTCCACCTGGTTCGCGGGCTCAAGCACGAGGCCCCTCCTGTGGTTGCGCTGAGCGGTCGGTGGAGACGTAGTGCCCCCAACCGGCTTCAGGGATACCCGAGTTCGGGTCGAGTATCAGCGCCGTTATCGGTCGTAAGGAGTCGCGCATGGACAGAGCACGGTCGCATAGAGGTCGCATACGGTCACATCCGTTCCGCACGCCGCACGCCGCCCTTGCGCGCCACCACGAAGCGCCCGCGCGCGCCCGGAGCGCGGGCAGGCAGGCCCCACAGGCCGCCCGGAGCACGGTCGGGGAAACCCCGTAGGCCACCCGGAGCGCGGACACGGAAACCCCGTAGGCCGCCCGGGGAGCGCCGACTTAGGGTGACCACCATGCCCGAGCCGCACATACGCACCGCCACGCCCGCCGACGAGGAGCCCCTCGCCCACCTCGACCGGGACACCTGGTCCACCCTGCACGCGGTGATGCCCCGCCCCGAGCCGCCGTACCCGCCGCTCTTCGACGAGCGCCACCGCCCCGAAGACTTCCTCGTCGCCGAGCTGGACGGGCGCGTCGTCGGCTATGTGCGCCTCGTCCAGATGATCCCGCTGCCCGCCCACGCGCATATCCTCACCATCCAGGGCTTCGTGGTCGCCGAGGAGGCCCGCGGCCGGGGCCTGGGCCGGGCGCTGATCCGGGCCGCCGTGACCGAGGCCCGCGCGCGCGGCGCCCGCCGGCTGAACCTGCGCGTGCTCGGCCACAACACCCCGGCCAGGAAGCTCTACGAGACCGAGGGCTTCACCGTGGAGGGCGTCAGCCCGGAGGAGTTCCTCCTCGACGGCGCCTACGTCGACGACATCTCCATGGGCCGTGCCCTGTAGGCGGACCGCCGGGGGCCGGGTGGGCCGGGTGGGCCGGGCGGCCGCGCTCAGCCGACCAGCGCGCCCGTGTCCACCGCCGCCGTCGCCGTGGCCGCCCGCCGGGCGTCCGCCGCCACCTCGGACGCCGTCAGCACGTACCCCGTCTCGGCGTCCGAGGTGGAACGGGCGAACACCACCCCGAACACCCGCCCGTCCGTGGTCAGCAGCGGCCCGCCGGAGTTGCCCGGCCGGACCGTGGAGCGGATCGAGTAGATCTCCCTGGTGACCGCGCCGTCGCTGTAGATGTTCTGCCCGGTCGCCCGCACCAGGTTCCCCACGGTCGCCGCCTGGAGATTCAGGCTGCCGTCCTGCGGATAGCCCGCCACCACCGCCGAGTCCCCGCGCGAGGCGGCGGTGTCGAAGCGCAGCACCGGCGCGTTCAGCCCCGGCACGTACAGCACGGCCACATCCCGGTCGGGGTCGAAGAGCACCACCCGCGCCGGATACACCGGGCCGACCCCGCCCACCCGCACGCTCGGCCGGGCGATGCCCGCCACCACATGCGCGTTGGTCATCACCCGCCCCGGCGCGAACACGAACCCGCTGCCCTCCCGGCCCTCGCTGCCCGAGACCCCCTCGATCTTGACCGTGCTCGCCTTGGCGGCGTTCGTCGCGGCCGCCGTGACGCTGTCCCCGGTGGGGCGCGGCACCTGCGCCGTCGACTCGTTCTCGAACGGGTTGAAGACCTGCGGGAACCCCGCGTCGGTGAGCGCCGAGGTGGCCCGGGAGAACCAGGCGGGCGTCGTCTCCGGCATCGTCCGCTGTACGGCACCGAGCAGCGAGGAGTCCCGGATCGCCGTGGTCAGCGCGGGGGAGGGGGCCGCGCTGAGCACGCTCGCCGCCACCCAGGCCACGAGCAGCACGGCGACCGCGTTGGCCGCCGCGCCCCCGACGCCGTCCACCACCCGCAGCGGGCCCTTGTCCAGGCCCCCGCGCAGCCGCAGCGCGAGCCGGCCCGCCAGCTCATGGCCCACCGCGGCGGGCACCAGCACGGTCAGCACCGCGAGCACCGTCGCCGTCGCCGTACCCCGCGCCACCTGGCCGGTCACCCACGGCAGCGCCCAGACGCCGACGACCGCGCCGCCGACGAACCCGGCCAGCGAGACACACCCGGCCACCAGGCCGCGCCGGTAACCGGACGCGGCGTACAGGAGGATCACCAGCGCCAGGAGCAGGTCGAGCAGGTCCACGGGGCCGCCTTTCTCTTCGGACCCCTCACACGGGCGGGTCGGGCCCGCTGAAGGGTCACAGGTACATGATCGGGCGCCGAGGGCGAACCGGCCACGTGTGCCTGTAACCGCAGAAACGTCCCGGACCGGGACGTCGGTTCCGCCAGGTGGCACAGCGCACATCGCGGGCAGGGGTGACCGGTCCGAGAGTGGGACCATGTCCGTCGTCCGAAGAGCCAGGGGGATCCGCGGCTCGCTCACCGCACGACTGCCGCGGCCCGCCCTGCTGCTCCGGCCGCTCCGGCCGTCCCTGCTGCCCCGGCCGTCCCTGCTGCCCCGGCGCTCCCGGTCACCACGGCCGTCCCAGCCGCCCTCCCGGTCGCCCCGCCCTACGCGCCGGGGCCGGCTCCCCGGTCCGCTGCTGGTGCTGCTGGGCTCCCTGCCCGGTCTGATGGCCGTCCTCGCGCTCGCCCTGTACGCGCGCGGCGTGGAGCGGCCCGCCCGGATCCCGGTCGACCGGCCCGCCGCCCTCGACCTGCGCTCCGCCGCGCCCACCCACCTCGCGGGCCGGCCCCTGATCGTGCCGCGCTCCGCCTGGCTGGCCGGCGCCCCCGCCGGGCACAGCCAGCCGCCGCCGCGCTACGACGACAAGGTGATCGCCGTCTTCGTGCACCACACCGACTCGTCCAACGCCTACCGGTGCGCGGACACCCCCGAGATCATCCGCCGCCTCTACGCCGGGCAGACCGGCGTCCGGCAGTGGGACGACATCGGCTACAACTTCCTCGTCGACCGCTGCGGCACGATCTACGAGGGCCGGGCGGGCGGCGCCGACCGGGCCGTCACCGGCGCCCACGCACAGGGCTTCAACCACCGCACCGCCGGGATCGCCGCGATCGGCACCTTCACCGCGGGCGTGCCGGTGCCGCGCGCCATGACGGACGCCATCGCGGCGATCGCCGCCTGGAAACTGGGGCCGGCCGGCATCGATCCGCGCGGCCGGGTGCGGCTGGTCTCCAGCAACGGGCACAGCCGCTTCCGCGCGGGCACCACGGTCACGCTGCCCGCCGTCGCCGGTCACAACGACGGGTTCATGACCAACTGCCCGGGTGCCGCCCTCGCCGCCCGGCTGCCCGAGATCAGGGAGACCGCGGCCCGCCTCCAGGGCCGGGCACCCACCGCGCCGACACCCCGCGCCCCGCGCACACCCGCCACGCGCCCCACGGATGCGCCTGCCACGCGCACGCCTGCCACGGGCACACCCGCCACGGGCACACCCGCCACGTCACACACGCCCACCACGTCACAGACACCCCCCCCACCACGTCACACACGCCCCCCGCGCCCACCCCGTCCGCTCTCCTCAGCCCCTGAAGCGCGCCCAGAGCCTCGGGTAGAGCTCGGCGAGCAGCGCCTCGTCCTCCAGGTCGACCGGCGTGCCCACCGGTTCCGCGGGCGCGGGCGGGATGCCGAGGTCGGCCGCCACCGTGCCGGTGAGCTGCTCGTACGCCTCGTCGGCCGCGTACCCCAGCTCCTCGGCGTCGCCGTCGACCTCCTCGTCGAAGTCGCCCAGCAGCCCGGCCAGCGCGTCCGGGTCGTGCAGGGCGCCCTCGAACACCTCCCGGCCCTGGCCGATCAGCCAGCACCGGAAGAAGTCGAACGCGTCGTCGCTGGCCCCGTCCAGGAGCACCCAGGCGGCGCCCCACAGGTCCCAGCGGTAGGCGCGGTTGTAACGGGCCTCGAAATGGCGGGCGAAGTCCAGGACCTGCTCGGGGTCCAGTCGGGTGAGCCGGTCCACCAGCAGCTCGGCCTGGTCCTCGGGATCGCCCCCGGCGGCCTCGCGCGTGCTGTCGACCAGCTCCCAGAACTCCGTCTCGTCCATCACCGCTCCAGCATCGGGCCTGCGCCGGTGGGACGCACGCGGGAGTACGACGGCCGCGTCACCGCTCCCCGTACAACGCCGCGAGGCGCCCCGCGTCCCGCACGAACCGCGCCCGCAGGCTCTCCGGGGCCAGCACCTCCACCTCGGGGCCGAGCCCGGTCAGCTGGGCGTGCGCGACCTCCTCCGACTCCACCGGCAGCGTCACCGTCACCCATCCCGCGGCGTCCGGCTCCCCGGCACCGGCCGACACCTCCCGGGCGGCCGGCACACCGACGGCGTCCGGCAGCCCGCGCACCCCCTCCGGCGAGAGCCGTACGACCGCCTCGGCGCGCAGCAGCGAGCGCGCGAACCGCTCGGCCTGATCGGACCAGTGGGCGGGCAGGTCGAAGTCCTCGTCCCGGTGGAAACGGGTGTCCGACGCGTCCACGGAGGTGAACCGGTCGACGCGGTAGGTGCGGAAGGCCCCCGGATCCGGCACCCGCGCGCACAGATACCAGGCGCCCGCCTTCAGCACGAGCCCGTACGGCTCCAGCAGCCGCTCCACCTCGCCGTCCCCGCGCCGGTAGCGGGCCGTGACGCACCGGTCGTCCCACACGGCCTCGGCCAGCGCGGGCAGCGGCGCGGGTGTCTCGGGCGCCCGGAACCAGCCCGGCGCGTCCAGATGGAAGCGCTGGGCCGCGGCCCGGGGCGCGTCCCGGAGGGAGGGCAGCAGCGCCGCCGCCACCTTCAGCCGGGCGGCCGACGCCGCGTCCGCGAGCCCCATCTCCCGCAGCGCCCCCGGCACCCCGCTGAGGAACAGCGCCTCCGCCTCGTCCCGCCCCAGCCCCGTCAGCCGCGTCCGGTACCCCCCGACCAGCCGGTACCCGCCGGCCCGCCCCCGGTCCGCGTACACCGGCACCCCCGCCTCCGACAGGGCCTGGGCGTCCCGGGTCACCGTCCGCTCCGACACCTCCAGCTCCCGCGCCAGCTCACCGGCGGTCATGGCCGCCCGCGACTGGAGGAGCAGGACCATCTTGATGAGCCGGGCCGCACGCATGGCCCCATGATGCCGGGAGGCACTGACAGAGAAGGGGTACGGCGGTCCGCCGTACCCCTTCTCACGTCACCTCGCGCGTCGCCGCGCGGCGATCACAGCCCGTACTTCTCCCGGGCCTCCTTCACCGCCGTCGCCTTGACCTCGCCGCGCCTGGCGAGCTGGGCGAGGGCGGCGACCACGATCGACTCGGCGTCCACGCCGAAGTGACGGCGGGCGGCCGGACGGGTGTCCGAGATGCCGAAGCCGTCGGTGCCGAGGGAGGACCAGTCCTGGTCGACCCACTGCGCGATCTGGTCCGGGACCTGGCGCATGTAGTCGGAGACCGCGAGGACCGGGCCCTCGGCGCCCTGGAGCGCCCGGCGGACGAACGGCACCCGCTCCTCGCCGCGCAGCAGGGCCGCGTCGGCCTCCAGCGCGTCACGGCGCAGCTCGGTCCAGGACGTCGCCGACCAGACGTCGGCCGCGACACCCCACTCCTCGGCCAGCAGGCGCTGCGCCTGAAGCGCCCAGTGGATCGCCGTACCGGAACCCAGCAGCTGGATGCGCGGGGCGTTGGCCGGGACGGTGACGCCCGCGGACTCCGCGGTGTTGAAGCGGTACAGGCCCTTGACGATGCCCTCGTCGACACCGGGGACACCGGGCTTCGCGGGCTGCGGCAGCGGCTCGTTGTAGACGGTGAGGTAGTAGAAGACGTTCTGGTCCTCGCCCGGCTGGGCCTCGCCGTACATCCGGCGCAGACCCTCGCGGACGATCACCGCGATCTCGTAGGCGAACGCGGGGTCGTACGACAGCGCGGCCGGGTTGGTCGCGGCGATCACCGGCGAGTGGCCGTCGGCGTGCTGGAGGCCCTCGCCCGTCAGCGTCGTACGGCCGGCCGTGGCGCCGACGAGGAAGCCGCGGCCGAGCTGGTCGCCGAGCTGCCACATCTGGTCGGCGGTGCGCTGCCAGCCGAACATCGAGTAGAAGATGTAGAACGGGATCATCGCCTCGCCGTGCGTCGCGTACGCGGTGGACGCGGCGATGAAGTCGGCCATCGAACCGGCCTCGGTGATCCCCTCGTTGAGGATCTGGCCGTTCTTGGCCTCCTTGTAGTACATCAGCTGGTCGCGGTCGACCGGCTCGTACGTCTGGCCCTTGGGGGAGTAGATCCCGAGCGACGGGAAGAGCGACTCCATGCCGAAGGTGCGCGCCTCGTCCGGGACGATCGGCACCCAGCGCTTGCCCGTCTCCTTGTCGCGGACCAGGTCCTTGACGAGGCGGACGAAGGCCATCGTGGTCGCCACGTTCTGCGAGCCGGAGCCCTTGTCGAAGGAGGCGAACGCCTTCTCGGCCGGGGCGGGCAGCGGGGCGATCGGGTGCGTACGGCGGGCCGGGGCGAGACCGCCGAGGGCCGCGCGGCGCTCCTGGAGGTAGCGGACCTCGGGGGAGTCGGCGCCCGGGTGGCCGTAGGGCACCACGCCGTCGGCGAAGTCGCTGTCCTTGATCGGCAGGTCGAGCAGGTCCCGCATCGCCTTGAACTCGTCCACCGTCAGCTTCTTCATCTGGTGGTTGGCGTTCTTCGACGCGAAGCCCTCGCCCAGGGTGTGGCCCTTGACCGTCTGGGCCAGGATCACGGTCGGCGCGCCCTTGTGCTCGACGGCCGCCTTGTACGCGGCGTAGACCTTGCGGGCCTCGTGACCGCCGCGCGAGAGGTGGAAGCACTCCAGGATCTTGTCGTCCGAGAGCAGCTTCGCCATCTCCACCAGCGCCGGGTCGGCGCCGAAGAAGTCCTGGCGGATGTAGGCGGCGTCGCGGGTCTGGTACGTCTGCACCTGCGCGTCCGGCACCTGGCGCAGCCGGCGGACCAGCGCGCCCGTGGTGTCGAGTGCGAACAGCTCGTCCCAGGCGGTGCCCCACAGCGTCTTGACGACGTTCCAGCCGGCGCCGCGGAACTGGGCCTCCAGCTCCTGCACGATCTTGAAGTTCGCGCGGACCGGGCCGTCCAGGCGCTGCAGGTTGCAGTTGATGACGAAGGTCAGGTTGTCGAGACCCTCGCGGGAGGCGAGCGCGAGCGCCGCCGTGGACTCGGGCTCGTCCATCTCGCCGTCGCCGAGGAACGCCCAGACGTGCGAGGCCGAGACGTCCTTGATGCCGCGGTTGGTCAGGTAGCGGTTGAAGCGCGCCTGGTAGATCGCCGACAGCGGGCCGAGGCCCATGGAGACGGTCGGGAACTCCCACAGCCAGGGCAGCCGGCGCGGGTGCGGGTACGACGGCAGACCGTCGCCGCCCGCCTCCTGGCGGAAGTTGTCCAGCTGCGCCTCGCTCAGGCGGCCGTCCAGGAAGGCGCGGGCGTAGATGCCGGGGGAGGCGTGGCCCTGGATGTACAGCTGGTCGCCGGACCCGGCGGCTTCCCCGGTGTCCTTGCCCTTGAAGAAGTGGTTGAAGCCGGTCTCGTAGAGCCAGGCCGCGGAGGCGAAGGTGGCGATGTGGCCGCCGACGCCGTGCTTGCTGCCCCGGGTGACCATCGCGGCCGCGTTCCAGCGGTTCCAGGCGGTGATCCGGGCCTCCATCTCCGGGTCACCGGGCAGGCCCGGCTCCGCGGAGGTGGGGATGGTGTTGACGTAGTCCGTCTCCAGCAGCTTCGGCAGCGCGATGCCGCCCGCCTCGGCGCGCTCCAGCGTGCGCCGCATCAGGTACGCGGCACGATGCGGGCCCGCCTCCCTGGCCACGGCGTCCAGGGAGGCCTGCCATTCGGCGGTCTCCTCCGGGTCGCGGTCCGGGAGCTGGTCGAGCTCGCTCGGCTGGATGGCGTGGGGGTCGGTCATGTCGCCGCCTTCCTCAGTCGAAGGGGGTTCCCTCATCGGTAAGGGTTC is a genomic window of Streptomyces sp. WP-1 containing:
- a CDS encoding NAD(P)/FAD-dependent oxidoreductase; translation: MLEPANQVDVVIVGAGIAGLSAAHRLTSAGVTTAVLEAASCVGGRMATEKVDGFRLDRIGQLLSTAYPELRLTPGLDSLVLRPFAPGVLLHRDGRTHRAGAPANGGSARGALHAVRALASAPRGAAAPPGRGGGGAPVGGAMDQARLGAALSRIAAMPVERLLARPELPAAQALAARGVPVRTVEGFLRPLLAALLCDPELTTSSRCADLALRAFAGGRLCVPEGGADMLPEVLARALPPGTVHTGVRVTSVSTTRVTTAEHGEIRCRAVLLAADARSAAELLPGLRVPEFHPVTVVHHTTDEPAAAFATRASLLLDADRGGPVAHTSVLSNVDPSRAPGGRVLISSTVLGTPPEGVDTAVRIHLSRLYGMSTRRWETLAVHHTPEAVPVMRPPHDLRRPVRLLAGLYVCGDHRGTSTLQGALHSAHRATRSILSDLGTTGSLHTADPAPTMPKAA
- a CDS encoding GNAT family N-acetyltransferase, whose amino-acid sequence is MPEPHIRTATPADEEPLAHLDRDTWSTLHAVMPRPEPPYPPLFDERHRPEDFLVAELDGRVVGYVRLVQMIPLPAHAHILTIQGFVVAEEARGRGLGRALIRAAVTEARARGARRLNLRVLGHNTPARKLYETEGFTVEGVSPEEFLLDGAYVDDISMGRAL
- a CDS encoding MarP family serine protease; this translates as MDLLDLLLALVILLYAASGYRRGLVAGCVSLAGFVGGAVVGVWALPWVTGQVARGTATATVLAVLTVLVPAAVGHELAGRLALRLRGGLDKGPLRVVDGVGGAAANAVAVLLVAWVAASVLSAAPSPALTTAIRDSSLLGAVQRTMPETTPAWFSRATSALTDAGFPQVFNPFENESTAQVPRPTGDSVTAAATNAAKASTVKIEGVSGSEGREGSGFVFAPGRVMTNAHVVAGIARPSVRVGGVGPVYPARVVLFDPDRDVAVLYVPGLNAPVLRFDTAASRGDSAVVAGYPQDGSLNLQAATVGNLVRATGQNIYSDGAVTREIYSIRSTVRPGNSGGPLLTTDGRVFGVVFARSTSDAETGYVLTASEVAADARRAATATAAVDTGALVG
- a CDS encoding DUF4240 domain-containing protein translates to MDETEFWELVDSTREAAGGDPEDQAELLVDRLTRLDPEQVLDFARHFEARYNRAYRWDLWGAAWVLLDGASDDAFDFFRCWLIGQGREVFEGALHDPDALAGLLGDFDEEVDGDAEELGYAADEAYEQLTGTVAADLGIPPAPAEPVGTPVDLEDEALLAELYPRLWARFRG
- a CDS encoding YafY family protein, whose product is MRAARLIKMVLLLQSRAAMTAGELARELEVSERTVTRDAQALSEAGVPVYADRGRAGGYRLVGGYRTRLTGLGRDEAEALFLSGVPGALREMGLADAASAARLKVAAALLPSLRDAPRAAAQRFHLDAPGWFRAPETPAPLPALAEAVWDDRCVTARYRRGDGEVERLLEPYGLVLKAGAWYLCARVPDPGAFRTYRVDRFTSVDASDTRFHRDEDFDLPAHWSDQAERFARSLLRAEAVVRLSPEGVRGLPDAVGVPAAREVSAGAGEPDAAGWVTVTLPVESEEVAHAQLTGLGPEVEVLAPESLRARFVRDAGRLAALYGER
- the aceE gene encoding pyruvate dehydrogenase (acetyl-transferring), homodimeric type, with translation MTDPHAIQPSELDQLPDRDPEETAEWQASLDAVAREAGPHRAAYLMRRTLERAEAGGIALPKLLETDYVNTIPTSAEPGLPGDPEMEARITAWNRWNAAAMVTRGSKHGVGGHIATFASAAWLYETGFNHFFKGKDTGEAAGSGDQLYIQGHASPGIYARAFLDGRLSEAQLDNFRQEAGGDGLPSYPHPRRLPWLWEFPTVSMGLGPLSAIYQARFNRYLTNRGIKDVSASHVWAFLGDGEMDEPESTAALALASREGLDNLTFVINCNLQRLDGPVRANFKIVQELEAQFRGAGWNVVKTLWGTAWDELFALDTTGALVRRLRQVPDAQVQTYQTRDAAYIRQDFFGADPALVEMAKLLSDDKILECFHLSRGGHEARKVYAAYKAAVEHKGAPTVILAQTVKGHTLGEGFASKNANHQMKKLTVDEFKAMRDLLDLPIKDSDFADGVVPYGHPGADSPEVRYLQERRAALGGLAPARRTHPIAPLPAPAEKAFASFDKGSGSQNVATTMAFVRLVKDLVRDKETGKRWVPIVPDEARTFGMESLFPSLGIYSPKGQTYEPVDRDQLMYYKEAKNGQILNEGITEAGSMADFIAASTAYATHGEAMIPFYIFYSMFGWQRTADQMWQLGDQLGRGFLVGATAGRTTLTGEGLQHADGHSPVIAATNPAALSYDPAFAYEIAVIVREGLRRMYGEAQPGEDQNVFYYLTVYNEPLPQPAKPGVPGVDEGIVKGLYRFNTAESAGVTVPANAPRIQLLGSGTAIHWALQAQRLLAEEWGVAADVWSATSWTELRRDALEADAALLRGEERVPFVRRALQGAEGPVLAVSDYMRQVPDQIAQWVDQDWSSLGTDGFGISDTRPAARRHFGVDAESIVVAALAQLARRGEVKATAVKEAREKYGL